Proteins from a genomic interval of Toxotes jaculatrix isolate fToxJac2 chromosome 5, fToxJac2.pri, whole genome shotgun sequence:
- the sema4ba gene encoding sema domain, immunoglobulin domain (Ig), transmembrane domain (TM) and short cytoplasmic domain, (semaphorin) 4Ba → MWTMSMAWLCLSAYTVLLVGCFHTALTENDVTPRLTFSYNAKERTTRSFSVDGVFNYTSLLLSKEDNMLYIGAREILFALNLSDISAVKLQRNLTWKTPERKRDECSFKGKNLQTDCFNYIKILLRMNSTHLYVCGTYAFSPICAYIKTADFSLVESDTGEIVTEDGRSRCPFNPEYKSTAIMADGELYAGTVSNFQGNEPIIYKSLSQGTALKTENSLNWLQDPAFVGSAYIQESLPKGNLVGDDDKIYFFFSEAGKEFDFFDNTIVSRIARVCKGDMGGERVLQKKWTTFLKAQLLCSLPDDGFPFNIIQDMFVLTPRPEDWKNTVFYGVFTSQWYKGASGSSAVCSFTMEQVEKAFNGRYREVNRETQQWYTYNHPVPEPRPGACITNAAREQGISSSLHMPDKVLNFVKDHFLMDSVIRSQPLLLKRNVRYTQIAVHRVLTAQKAYNVLFIGTDDGRLHKAINVNNKMHIIEEMVLFRDSQPVQHIELDTEKGQLYVSSFSELVEVPVANCTNYQSCGECILSRDPYCAWNERQCVDVRQASARTAWQQDVDEADTSAICDKTVPSPRFAKPPPTRMSSCQVIIIPANTFKVLPCKLRSNLAERRWEFSESSGHFHYPSPEGGLVVVAQADRQETYECWSVEEGFRQLLANYCVRGEAKQESTTLTGRSRTPQISQEEFIILPGKARSPQINTKTYWNELIIVCALLVFSLVVFSLFVVYRNRDHMKSMLKEGECANMQQKKPRIVGKPAENLPLNGNTVTASVSDHKGYQTLNDNYICSTPPHECSSPDNSKSFSESEKRPLNLRESHVEISPTCPRPRVRLGSEIKDSIV, encoded by the exons ATGTGGACAATGAGCATGGCTTGGCTCTGTCTCTCAGCCTATACTGTCCTGCTTGTTGGTTGTTTTCATACAGCTCTCACGGAAAACGATGTCACTCCACGCCTCACCTTCTCCTACA ATGCAAAGGAGAGGACAACCAGAAGTTTCTCGGTCGATGGAGTCTTCAACTacacttctctcctcctcagtaAAGAAGACAACATGCTGTACATTGGCGCTCGGGAGATTCTCTTTGCTCTCAACCTCTCTGATATCAGCGCAGTGAAGCTACAAAGAAAT CTCACGTGGAAAactccagagaggaagagagatgaatGCAGTTTCAAAGGCAAAAACCTGCAG ACGGATTGCTTCAACTACATCAAGATTTTACTACGTATGAACAGCACTCACCTCTATGTTTGTGGGACGTACGCCTTCAGCCCCATCTGTGCTTACATA aaGACTGCAGACTTCTCCCTCGTCGAGAGTGATACCGGTGAGATTGTTACAGAGGATGGACGAAGCCGCTGCCCTTTCAACCCTGAGTACAAGTCCACTGCCATCATGGCTG ATGGAGAACTGTATGCCGGCACAGTCAGTAATTTCCAAGGAAATGAACCCATCATTTACAAGAGTCTAAGCCAAGGAACTgctctaaaaacagaaaactcacTCAACTGGCTTCAAG ACCCGGCCTTTGTTGGTTCTGCCTACATACAGGAGAGCCTGCCCAAGGGCAACCTAGTGGGCGATGACGATAAGATTTACTTCTTCTTCAGTGAAGCGGGAAAGGAGTTTGATTTCTTTGACAACACCATTGTGTCACGCATTGCTCGCGTGTGTAAG GGTGACATGGGGGGCGAGAGGGTACTGCAGAAGAAATGGACAACTTTCCTGAAGGCTCAGCTCTTGTGCTCTCTGCCTGATGATGGTTTTCCCTTCAACATAATCCAAGACATGTTTGTGCTGACACCCAGGCCCGAGGACTGGAAGAACACTGTGTTTTATGGAGTCTTCACATCTCAGTG GTACAAGGGTGCTTCAGGAAGCTCTGCAGTGTGTTCCTTCACTATGGAGCAGGTGGAAAAAGCGTTCAATGGGCGATACCGAGAGGTCAACAGAGAGACTCAGCAGTGGTACACATACAACCATCCGGTCCCAGAGCCTCGGCCTGGAGCA TGTATTACAAATGCTGCCAGAGAGCAGGGCATCTCCTCCTCGTTGCACATGCCGGACAAGGTACTGAATTTTGTCAAAGACCACTTCCTGATGGACAGCGTGATCCGCAGCCAGCCTCTCCTGTTGAAACGTAATGTCCGCTACACCCAGATCGCTGTCCATCGAGTCCTCACAGCACAGAAAGCCTATAACGTGCTCTTCATTGGCACAG ATGATGGAAGACTTCATAAAGCCATTAATGTCAACAACAAGATGCACATCATCGAGGAGATGGTGCTCTTCCGTGATTCCCAACCAGTGCAGCACATTGAGCTGGACACTGAAAAG GGTCAGCTTtatgtttcctctttctctgaacTGGTGGAGGTCCCAGTAGCTAACTGCACTAATTATCAGAGCTGTGGAGAGTGCATCCTCTCCAGGGATCCTTACTGTGCCTGGAATGAGCGGCAGTGTGTGGATGTCAGACAGGCTTCAGCAAGGAC TGCCTGGCAGCAGGATGTAGATGAGGCAGATACATCAGCTATTTGCGACAAGACAGTGCCAAGCCCACGGTTTGCTAAACCTCCACCTACAC GAATGTCTTCATGCCAGGTGATCATTATCCCAGCCAACACATTCAAAGTACTGCCTTGCAAACTGCGCTCTAATTTGGCTGAAAGGCGGTGGGAGTTCAGTGAGAGCTCAGGTCACTTCCATTACCCCAGCCCAGAGGGGGGGCTGGTAGTGGTAGCTCAAGCTGACAGACAGGAAACCTACGAGTGCTGGTCAGTGGAGGAAGGCTTCAGACAGCTGCTGGCAAACTACTGTGTGAGGGGCGAGGCCAAGCAGGAGAGCACCACCCTGACAGGCCGTTCACGTACGCCACAGATCTCCCAGGAGGAGTTCATCATCCTGCCGGGGAAGGCCCGCTCACCACAGATAAACACTAAGACCTACTGGAATGAACTGATCATAGTCTGTGCCCTCCTGGTGTTTTCCCTGGTggtcttctctctttttgtggTTTACAGGAACCGCGACCACATGAAGTCCATGCTGAAGGAGGGAGAGTGCGCCAACATGCAGCAGAAGAAGCCCAGAATAGTAGGGAAACCGGCTGAGAACTTGCCGCTCAACGGCAACACAGTCACAGCGTCAGTGTCAGATCACAAGGGCTACCAGACCCTTAATGACAACTACATCTGCAGCACTCCACCGCACGAGTGCTCGTCGCCCGACAACAGCAAGAGCTTCTCAGAGTCGGAGAAGAGGCCTCTGAACTTGAGAGAGAGCCACGTAGAGATTTCTCCCACTTGCCCACGGCCACGAGTCAGACTGGGCTCTGAGATTAAAGACTCAATAGTGTGA